Below is a genomic region from Halomicroarcula saliterrae.
GTTCACCAGCGCATTGTACGAGTTCTTGTAGAACGGCCAACCGAGCACCAGCTGGACGGGCGTCGCCAGCAGGAACTCTGCCCAGCCGAACTCGATTCCGAGAATGGTCTCCGGGAGGACGCCACCGCCGAGGAGGAACTTCTCGGCGAGGAAAAAGAGGAGAGGTGCCGACAGCACCGCACCAAACAGGGTCAGTCGAAGCTGCTTACGGATTTCAGCCTGTCGCGCGGCGTCGCGCGCGTCCTCGCCAGAGTCGCTGTCGTCGCCGTCCTCTCGGACGGGCGAGTAGCCCGCGCTCTCGATGGCATCGTAGAGTGCATCCAGCGACGTGTCCGCGGGGTTGTACCGGACCTGGGCTTCGTCGGTGGCGAAGTTCGCCTCGGCCGCGATGACACCGGGTGTGTTCTCTAGGGCAGTCTCATTGGTCTGTACACAGTTGGCACAGGTCATATCGGAGATGCCGATGGTCACTGTGTCAGACACTGCACCATACCCGGCATCTTCGATCGCCTCGTATATCTCTTCGAGCGATACCTCGTCAGGATCGTACTCGACGGAGCCTTCATCCGTGGCGAAGTTCGCGTTCGCCTCAACGACGCCGTCGAAGGACTCTAGCGCGTCGCCAACTGTCGCCGAACAGTTAGCACAGGTCATCCCTGTGATGTCGAGATGTGCAGTTCGCGTTCCCATTCTTGCCCTATACTACGTAGTCCTTCCTTAGTGCAGTTACTGTTTCGAAACCAGTGTTTTAGACCAGTATAGAATTTAGATTCAAAGGCCTAGTTCCGTTCCACTACCGAAGGATGCCAATATCGACTTCGCCGATCTGGAGCGGAAATCGCGGCTACAACTAGACTCCGTCTTCGAGACGTTGATACTGGTCTTCGAAGCGGCCACGGCACGACGGACAACAGAAGTGATAGATGTCTCCGTCGATTCGAGCGGATTCGCCCTCGCTATCGACCGTATTCCCACACTCGGCGCACGTGATTGCGAACTCGGTGCCGTCGAGGTCGTCGACGAGCGTCACCGAGTACTCCGTTGATGGCGCGTCTTCGAGGAGACCCTCGACCCACCGGCGAACGTTCTGTCCTTCCGCACGACCGTAGAACCATATTTTCCCCTCGGCAGTGGCGAAGAGGTGTTCGATACCATCCGCGTCGTGGAGCCGGCTTCGAAGTGACTCGATGGCAGCGGTATCGTTTTCGAGCTGGACGAACACCGGAACGCCAGCTCGCAGTTGTGCGCGATTCACGTCGACGGTGAAGCCGTTGATGATGTCGGCCTCCTCTAACCGTTTCACGCGGTCTGATACGGCTGGCCCCGAGAGATCCACCTCCTCACCGATGCTGCTGAACGGGCGTCGCGCGTCCTCTGCTAGTAGCGAGAGGATCTCCATGTCTGTCTCGTCTAAATCACGCATATCTCCCCATTGAACCCCCGAACCACAATATTGTTTCCCAGCGCCAAGATTTGAATGCCATCCCACTTCCAAGATAGACTTTGGATTCGAAGCAGAAACTGACAAAGATTCCCCTCCCGTATGTACCAGTGTATGACGCAGACCATCACTGTCGAAGGAATGACGTGCGGTCACTGTGAACAGACAGTCGAAGACGCGCTTCGAGAAGTGAGCGGCGTGACCGACGCGACTGCCGATCGCGAGGCCAAACAGGCGAGCGTCGATGGCGATGCTGACGTCACGTCACTCGTTCAAGCCGTCGAGGACGCTGGATACACCGCCCACGCCTGAGAACCGCCGGAACGTACGTCCACAAGTGCCCCGCCGTTCTCGTTCGACACCGGCCCTCTTGACGGTACCGCGCCGTATCAGGGTCTGGACAGCATAATAAGGGACGGCACCAATACCCACGCCATGAGCAACAATCCAGACCACGAGACATCCGAAAATCCCTCTAAAGAGGGGCACCCCTCGCATCAATCCGAAGGACCCGTCTACTGTTGTCGAATTTGCCGATTGAAAGCAGAGTCGGAACCACGAGCATCAGCCCACGCGTCATCCGAGCCGGAGTCCAAACTCCCGAAGGACGACACTCACACTGCGGCAGACGCCACCACGGAGTCCGAATCCACGGACGAACACGCACATAACGACCACGAAGCCGAACACGCGCACCGCCACGCTGCGGCCGAGCACGCTCACTCTACAGAAGCAGAGCACGTACACGACGAGCACGACCATGGTGGTAACGCCCACGAGAAGGGACACGGGGGTGGAAACGGGGATCACAGCGATCACACGGATCACTCAGGCCACGAGGCGATGTTTCGGCGGCGGTTCTGGGTGTCGCTCGTCCTCTCGATTCCGGTCATCGTCTTCAGCGAATTCATTCAGGACGTCTTCGGCTATACGGCCCCTACGTTCCCCGGGAGTACGTGGATAACGCCGGTACTTGCGGTCGTGATCTTCGCGTACGGTGGCGTGCCCTTCCTCTCGATGGCCCGGACGGAACTGAAAAACCGCGAGCCGGGGATGATGATGCTCATCTCGCTGGCGATATCGGTGGCGTTCGTCTACTCGATCGCGAGTCTGTTTCTCGAAGGGACGACACCGTTTTTCTGGGAACTCGTCACGCTGATCGACATCATGCTGCTGGGCCACTGGGTGGAGATGCGGTCGGTCCGGGCGGCCTCGGGGGCGCTGGACGAACTCGCGAAGCTCATGCCCGATACCGCCGAGCGTATCACCGAGAGTGGAGATACCGAGGAAGTGCCCGTCTCCGAACTCGGCGAGGACGATGTCGTGCTCGTTCGCCCGGGCGCGAGCGTGCCTGCCGACGGCGAAGTCGTCGAGGGCGAGTCGTCCGTTGACGAGTCGATGATTACCGGCGAATCCAGACCAGTTGGGAAGGAGCCCGGATCAGAGGTGGTCGCCGGGACGGTCAACCAGGACGGGAGTCTCCGCGTCAAAATCACGAAGACCGGCGACGAGACGACGCTGGCGGGCATCATGCGACTGGTCGACGAGGCCCAGCAGTCCAAATCTCGAACCCAGTTGCTCGCCGACAAGGCAGCTGGCTGGCTGTTCTATATTGCACTCGGCGTCGCGGCGATTACTGCCGTCGCGTGGGTCGTCGCGGTCGGGTACAACATCACCGTCCTCGAGCGCGTCGTGACGGTCCTGGTCATCGCGTGTCCCCACGCACTTGGACTTGCCGTCCCGCTCGTGGTCGCGATCAACACTTCCACGGCTGCCCAAAACGGGATGCTCATCCGCGACCGCATCGCCATGGAGGAATCTCGAAATCTGGACACGGTGATGTTTGACAAGACCGGGACCCTCACGAAGGGCGAACAGGGCGTCGTCGGTGTTGAGACGGCAGGCGACTGGACTGAAGAGCGAGCATTCGAAGTCGCCGCTGGTGTCGAGGGTGACTCCGAGCATATGATCGCTCGCGCCATCCGAGACGCCGCCGAGGAACGGGATATCCAGCGAGCGAAGGTTTCGAACTTTGAGAATTTCCGCGGTCTCGGCGTCAGAGCCACTGTGGACGGCGAGACGGTTCATATCGGTGGACCGAACCTGATCGAGAAATTCGGTATCGAGCGGTCCAACGAAATCGCTGCCTTCGCGGAGGAAGCTGGCTCGAACGCAGAGACGGTTATCTACCTGGTTCACGACGAATCCGAAGTCGTTGCAGCATTCGCGCTCGCGGACGTTATTCGGGAGGAAAGCCGGCAGGCCATCGAGGCGCTACACGCGATGGATATTGAGGTGGCAATGCTCACCGGCGACTCCGAAGACGTTGCACGGGCTGTCTCGGAGGAACTCGGCATCGACCAGTACTTCGCGGAGGTACTCCCCGACGAAAAGGACACGAAAGTCGAAGCGCTCCAGTCCGAGGGGAAACTGGTCGCGATGGTCGGCGACGGCGTCAACGACGCGCCGGCGCTCACGCGAGCAGATGTCGGTATTGCCATCGGTTCAGGGACCGACGTCGCCATCGAGTCGGGCGATATCATCCTCGTCGACAACAATCCCCTGGATGTCGTCCGTCTCATCAAGCTCTCGAAGGCGAGCTACCGGAAGATGCAGGAGAATCTGGTCTGGGCGACCGGCTACAACGTCTTCGCGCTCCCACTCGCTGCCGGAGTCCTCGCGCCTATCGGTATCCTGCTGTCGCCGGCGATCGGCGCGGTGTTCATGTCTCTCTCGACAATCATCGTCGCTATCAACGCCCGTCGTCTCCGCAGCGCCGATATTTCCGTGCCCGACATTGGTGCGTGATCCCTATGGCACTCCAGGCGACACAGACATTGTTCAGCGTCAGTCTCCTATCCGGGGGACTCCTACTGGGTGGCCTCCTTGCCACCATCGTCAGTCCGACATTCCGGTTCTGGCCGCACGGGACGCGGAACTGGACGTTCTGGGTCAGCTGGACAGCCTGGACGCTATACGTCGTGGGTCTGGTCGGCATTGCATACCTCGACTGGTGGCACTGGTACGAACCACCGGTGGTGGTGCAACTCGTCAGTGTGCTTGTTTTCGTAGCAGGCACAGCGCTGTCTATCTGGGCGATGTGGACACTCGGATTCTGGGAGAGCAGTGGTCTCGAAGGCCACCTTCAAACTGAGGGACCGTATCGCTTCTCTCGCAATCCACAGTACGTGGGGTTCATCACCATGCTCGCCAGCGGAGGCCTCCTCGCAGGTTCGATTCAAACGGTCATTCTCGCTATCGGTGGAATCGTGTGGTTCCTGCTCGCACCACTCGCCGAAGAGCCGTGGCTCCGCGAGCAGTACGGGGGTGAATACGAGTCATACTGCGAGGCGGTTCCACGATTCCTGGGTAGAACCAGTGGACGTGCAGCGCAGGCACATTCAGAGCAGTCAGAGAGTGATTCTCAATGACTGGACCCGCGACACAACCGATTGAGGTCGGCGGCCGAACCATCTCACCCGGAGAGAAGCGCCAGTTCCGCTATTCGGTGGGAACAAGTTTCCACGGCGACCCGATCGACATTCCGGTCACGGTCGTCAACGGAGAGAATGATGGCCCGGCGATGTTCCTCAGTGCTGCCGTGCACGGCGACGAACTGAACGGCATCAAGATCGTCCAAGAGGTCGCAGAAACCTACGGTCCCCCGGACATCCACGGGGCACTCGTCTGCCTCCACGTACTGAACGTCCCGGGATTCATGGCCCAACAGCGCTACATCCCGATCTATGACGAGGACCTCAACCGGTCGTTCCCCGGGAATCCACAGGGAACGATGGCGAAACGTCTCGCCCATACTATCTTCGAGGAATTCGTCTCGAAGTGCGACCTAGGGCTGGATTTCCACACCTCGACGCGCAACAGGACGACGATGTATCACGTTCGGGCAGATATGCGCGACTCTGACGTCGAACGCATCGCCCGTGCATTCGGAACGAGCGTGATTCTCGACGGTGAAGGCTCAAACGGGACGCTCCGAAAGGCAGCATCGAAGACGGGGGTTCCGACCGTAACTGTGGAGATGGGGCGCGCCCACCGGTTCCAATCGACGCATCTCGAACGCGCCCTTCACTGCGTGGCGAGTGTCCTCGCTGAACATGAGGTTCTGCCAGACCGGCCGGTCTCTTGGCCTGGGTGGACGCGTGTGGTCGCACGCGACGGTGAGAAGACGTGGCTTCGTGCTGCCACCGGCGGACTCGTCGAGATGAAGTGGGGCCCACAGCCACTCGTTGAGGGCGGGGAACAACTGTTCACTATCTCCGATCACTTCAAAGACGAAGTCGAAGTCGTTCGTGCACCGTCAACTGGCCTCGTCGTCGGTGTCCTCGAGAACGCAGTCGCGTACCCAGGGCATCCGCTGTGTCACTTCGTGAGCGTCGACGAAACGACCGCAGACATCATCCAGGACGACATCGAGCGGGGTGAGTTCGATGTCTACCGTGAGGGTGGTTTCCAACGGCCGGAATATGGTGAGAGCGGTGAGTATGAAGGACGAGATCCGCTCTCTTGACGGGGCAGCGTCTGCTGACAGGCTCTTCATCGGTTCGGAGAGCCCTCCCATAATTGCCTACTGGATCGTTTTTCGGCCAATAACCGTTCCAAGTTCTAATTCGTACGGTATGATGGTCGGCTTTTATCGAACATCGCTGAGATCACCTCAGCAAGATCGCGCCCTCTCAACTACAGACTCGCCGGGTACGAGTGTGTAAACTGTGCAGATCTGCTAGGTGATGCCCGGTATAGTAACGCTCACACCAACTTTTTCGCGATCTATTGCGCGTTTTCAATCGCTTTCCTTACGTCAACCCAGACTTCATCAGGAGACTGTTTTCCGTCGACACGTTCCAGTTGACCTCGTTCTTCGTAGTATTCAATAACTGGTTCAGTGGTCTCACGAAATACACGTAGACGTTCACGGACTGTCTCCTCGGTATCGTCATCCCGCTGCTCAAGTCGTTTTTCAACTTCAGGATCTTCAGGTGGACTGTATTTTATATGATAAGTGTCCCCTGTTTTTGGGTCTATACGGCGACCCGTGAGTCGTTGAACAAGTTCCTCCTCGTCTACGTCAAGATATAGAATAACGTCAACGTCGGTCATATTATTGAGTTCCTCAGCCTGTTCTACGTTGCGGGGATACCCATCCAGAACAAAGCCATTGACTTGCGATAGAGCCTCTTTAACGAGCAGAGTGACAACCTCGTCCGGAACAAGCTCACCTTGATCCATATATATGCGCGGGACATCATACTCTGATTCAAATTCTGAAATATCCCTGTCCTTATTTGCCCGAAGGAGCTCCCCGGTAGTGATATGCTTTACATTAAACTCCTCAGAGGCCTTTCTACTCTGCGTCCCCTTTCCAGCACCTGGTCCACCGAGGATTAGAATCCGTGGTTCGGCCATGTCTCCCTTTTGATGTCAGTCACGAAAAAGACATGTATCGAGAGTCTCAGATGCGGTGGTTACTTTCTCTGGGACTCTGACCGGATGATCCCGGAGAGATTGTCCATCTGTGCGGAGACATGGGCAGCTTCTCCCGCGAGGTGAGTGATGAGATCGTCAAGGGTGACGATCCCCACAACTGAGCCATCTTCGACAACGGGAACATGGCGGGCAGCCGCCTCGTTCATTTGTCGCAGTACCCTCGGTACCTCCGCCTCAGGCGTTACGGTGAGGGGGTCGGAGGTCATCACATCTCCGGCGGTTATGTTGGATTCGCTCTGATCCGTTGCGAGAACGTTGAACTCACTATCTGGCGTGAGGAGCGCGCCAATCAAATCTCGATCTGTAATGATGCCCACGAGCTGGTCGTTTTCTTCCACAACGACGTAGCGGGCACATTTGGTTTGCGCGACCATCGTTTGGGCGACCTCTGCTACCGACGTATCCGGAGTAACGCGGCCAACTGACTCGTCGGCGATACTCCCAACACGTAGTGTGAGATCGGATCGATTCTGTTCCATACTGGGGGATTGGTTAGAGAGACTAAATAATATGGCGGCAGTTCCTCAATTCAGAGAGGCAACGCAGGGAGTAACGGTGCTTGGCTTCGGTGGACAGTAGCACGTTTTGCGCTGCTACTATCCGACTGATATCCAGCGTGATGTTGGAGCCAAGCGGGGTGAATGTGCGACCGTAGTTACTAGTGGGCAGTCCAGCCTCCGTCGACAGGAATGTTTGTACCCGTGATGTACGACGCCTCATCAGAGGCGAGAAACATCGCAATGCCGCCAATCTCCTCGGGTTCGGCCACTCGCTGCATGGGTGTCTCGTCTCGGACGAACTCGTAGAACTGTTCCTGGTCGAGGTAGTCGTCTGTCATCGGCGTTTCAACGAATCCAGGGCAGATACTATTGACACGTACCCCTTCTGTGGCGTAGTCAATGGCGAGCTCTCGTGTGAAATTCACGACACCACCTTTTGCTGCCGAATAGGCAGGTGATCCAGGACCACCAACGAGGCCATAAATCGACGCGACGTTAGTAAGCTACCACGGCGTTCACGCCGTGGCATTCAGCGTGGACTCCCGTTCTAACTGTGCAACACAGTAGGCGAATATTCGCCGTTCACGGTCATCATCCCGCTGTTCAAGCGCACGCCTACGGGTGCGCCTCCACGTCCAGACTTTTGCTGGTCGCGGAGATACCTCAAACCGATATTCTTCGCCGCGTTGTAATCTGCGTGAACATCGTAACCGCACTTTAGACACCCGAACTCGTCCTGCCCGTTGTTGTGCGGACGATTATCCTCGTGTGTAAACCCACACTTCGAGCAACGCTGACTCGTGTACGCCGGATTAATCTGTGTCACCACAAGCCCTTCCGACTCGGCTTTGTACGTGATATACTCGTAGAGCCGGTGGAACGCCCACTTGTGAACCGCCTTCGCGTGAGGCAGGCGTTCACGGATGCCTTTGAGTTGCTCGAACACGATGTGCGTACAATCGTTTTCGAGAGCTTCCGCTACGAGTTCATTCGAAATTGTGTGGAGCATCTGCTCGAAGCGTCCAGTCTGTTTACGACCGACTCGTTGGACGTTCTCGTGTGCCCATCGAGTGCCGGTCTGTTGCAGGTCGCCCCGTCGCTTCTCGTATTCGCGGTGCCAGTGGTTGAGTTCGCCACCGCTCCAGAACTGGCCGGTTGAGGTGATTGCGATGTTTGTGATGCCGAGGTCAACACCAAGGACGGAGACGTGCTTGGCATCGCCTGTGTCGGCCTCATCGTTCTCCACGGCGGGCTTTGTCCGCACGTGAAGGTAGAAACAGTCCTCAACATTGTCGTAGTGGAGCGTGGCTCCCTTCATCTCGTAGTCATCGTTGAACAGGTACGCCGAGTGTGGCGTATCTCGCTGTTCGTCCGGTAGAACGAACTCTGCGGTGACTCTCCCGTCGATGGTGGCGAGTGTTGCGTGGTCGTCGTTGATGGTGAGGGTTCTCGAATCATAGCTAGCGAACCGTGACGTAAAGTGTGGTTTCGAGGCCTTCTTGCCCTCTTTCCAGCGTTCAACGACGCCTTTGACGGCTTCTGCGGCTCGATTTCGTGCGGCTTGCACGAGGTTGGCCGGAAGTGGCGAGTCGTCTCGAACGTCGTAGTAGGTGAGGTCGTGGAGTGTCTGTTTACTGGTGGTTTTCCAGTCTGGTTCCCACGCGACGTCTACGACGTAGTTGGCGGCGTCGAGGAAGTGGTCAGTTGTCTGGTGGAGGAGGTCAGCGGCACGCCCGTCCACGTCGAGTTTGACGGGAACGGTTCGGGTGCGTGAGTCTTCCACCATCTGTACTTCATATGTAGGAGTATGTGTTTATAATATTCGGATTGGCGTGGGGAATCAGCCTGTCATCGAGCGTGGTTTGTGTCCGTGTTGTCGGCTTCCTCCCGCGCCTAAAGTCGCGGGTTTCCGCCTTGCGGTCATTATGATACACCCCTCACGGTCTTTGAGATACGGGATCGCCGCCCGCGAGCCGTACATAACCCCCGTGAGATTGACCTGAATAACCGTATCCCACTCTTCGAGCGACACTTCTTCGATGGACCCTACTTGGCCAATCCCAGCGTTGTTTACGATTACGTCAAGCTGTCCGTATTCGTCAACCGTACTGTTGACGAGGGTCTCTACCTGCTCATACTCCGTGACGTCACATTGGTGGAATTCACAGCCGAGTTCTTCGGCAGTCTCTCGGCCGGTTTCTTCCGTGCGACCTGCGATAACGACTTCGGCTCCGTAATCAATGTACTTCGAAGCAATTGCTTTGCCGATCCCGGTTGCACCACCAGTGATGATCGCAACTTTATCTTTGAGCATATCAGGTACTTCGCATAGACGCCACAAAATAGTTTGAGGCGTCATAGAGAGTATCCATATTCGAGATCCCAATTATCGGCGCTGTTGCCTTGATGAATGAATGAATAAAATGATGAAGCCGAGCGCGACGACGATCCCAACAGTAGCAGAGATCTGACTTACGGGTAATGCGAGGCCACTCGCTACAAATGTTCCTGCTGCGAGGATGGCGTACCCGATCGAACGAGTCTGGCGTCGTTGGTTCTGTACGATCTCTTGAGGTATCGCTGTACGTTCCTGTTCTCGTGCGTCCAGTTCACGATCCAATTTCGTGGGTAGCCGGAGGAGGGCCCAGAGGGAGGTTTCGATGTCGGACCGAGCTTCGGCAAGTTTCATCCGGGCTGCTCGCTGGAGGAAGCCGTGTTCGCGGAGGAACGCCTGCGCAGCTGCGAGGATATCGAACTCGGGATCGAGCTGTCTGAGAACGCCTTCACCGATCGATCCCACCCGAATGACTAACATCACGTCTGGCGGGATACGAAACGGAAACTCTCGGAGCATTCCGACGACCACGTCGATTATCTGCTGCCAGTTCACGTCACCACCCCCTTCGAGGTCATCGATAACTAACTCGAGAACGTGACCGACGGCGGCCCTGTCGGCGTCGGGATCGAGTGCACCAAGGGCGACAAGTTCGTCGATGATGGATTCGACATCCCGATTGACAGCGGCCAGATAGAGGTTAATCACGCTCGCTTGCATCGCCGGCGTGAACCGACCGCTCATCCCGAAGTCGTAGAATACGATGCGGCCGTCGTTGTCGACGGCGATATTACCAGGATGAGGATCGCCGTGGTACACACCGTGGTCGAGTCCCATCGTGAAGTAGGCATTCGCCACTCGTCGAGCGACGTTCTCCGGATCGTAGCCCTTCGCTTCGAGTTCCTCGAGGTCAGTAACCTTCATTCCCTCGGCGTACTCCATAGTGAGGACACGTTCGGAGCAGACGTCACGAAACACGCGTGGGATCGTAACGGTCTCATTCTCGTCGGCAGCGAAATTTTCACAAATCTCCTCCATCATCTGAGCTTCCCGCTCGAAGTCCAGTTCCTCCAGAATGATGCGCTCAAAGTCGTCCGCCATGTTCCGGAGTGAGAAACTGAACCGATCAGGTGCGAGAAACAGTGCAAGGGGAACGAGGCGACGAATAATGCGCAGATCGGTCTCGATGAGGTCCTTGATTCCGGGTCGTCTCACTTTCACGACCACCTGTTCTCCCTGATAGGTCGCCCGATAGACCTGTGCTAGCGATCCGCCGGCGATGGGTTCGGGATCGAAGTCGTCGTACGAGTGATACCCGATGTCTTCGGCGAGAGCCGGAATCATCTCGCGATACGGACCCGCCGGGATCGCATCTTGGAGCACTGCGAACTCCTCCGCGTACACTTGCGGAACGAGATCTGGGCGCGTCGAGAGAACTTGGCCGATCTTTACGAACGTCGGCCCAAGGTTGAGCATCGCCTCCCGTAGACGGCGGGCACGCTGCTCGTGCTGGTCCCGTGGCACAGTGCGTGACCCACCGACGATCAGAAACCGATGCCGGTCACGGAGAAAGCGTAGGATGAACGGGGTGAACGTCCCGAGAATACGAATTAGACGGAGAAGAAATCGAAACATTGCCTTAGCACAGAGTTCTTCCGACGGCCCTTAATACGTGCCCGTCAACCTACTTCGAAATACCCAATCGGCTTGGAGACGGATCTGTGAACAGAATGCCGAGGGATCCCGTCTGTGGTATGCAACTTAGAGTTGACGAAGCGGTAGCTTCAGTCCGGCACGACGAGGTGACGTACTATCTCTGTAGCGAAGAATGTCGACAGCGCTTCGAGAAACAACCCGCGGTATACACCGAGTAGGGAGCCTACGCACAGTAGCAATTGGCCGACTGACGTTTATGGAAGGGCGAGGCGTACTGCCGGTATGCCAGTTGACCCGGTCTGCGGTATATGGAAGCCAGCGACTCAAGCGAAATCACCACCGAGTTCGAGGGGACGACGTTCTACTTCTGTTCGTCCGACTGTCGTGATTTCTTCGAAGAGCACCCGAAGTGATTCGTCGACGAGCCACGACCCCACCTCTGTGATGCGAGTGGCGTAATGGTACCGCGCTTGCACTATGGCCGCGCCGTCGGTGAGTTCAACCTGACGGTCGCCGACCCGGAATTGCTGAGCGTCGGTCTCGAGGACGATACCGACCTTCAGTTCGATCTCGAACGGGCGATTAAAGCTGCAGAACGATCGTGATTCCTTAGCGAACTTCGGATACTTCGCTACCGTTTTCGTCGACCGATTCTCGAACCGTCATTTCCAAATCCCGGTCCTTTCGAACCGTCTTGATGAGTGCTTCAAGCAGACTGTTATACGCATTCGGGCGCTCTATCATAGCGACGTGACCGGTACGCTGTAGCCTGCAGAAAACGCTCTCGGGAATCCGCCTCGCGGTTCCGCGTGCCACCTCGATGGGAACAATACCGTCGGCTGGTCCGT
It encodes:
- a CDS encoding ABC1 kinase family protein, which encodes MPRDQHEQRARRLREAMLNLGPTFVKIGQVLSTRPDLVPQVYAEEFAVLQDAIPAGPYREMIPALAEDIGYHSYDDFDPEPIAGGSLAQVYRATYQGEQVVVKVRRPGIKDLIETDLRIIRRLVPLALFLAPDRFSFSLRNMADDFERIILEELDFEREAQMMEEICENFAADENETVTIPRVFRDVCSERVLTMEYAEGMKVTDLEELEAKGYDPENVARRVANAYFTMGLDHGVYHGDPHPGNIAVDNDGRIVFYDFGMSGRFTPAMQASVINLYLAAVNRDVESIIDELVALGALDPDADRAAVGHVLELVIDDLEGGGDVNWQQIIDVVVGMLREFPFRIPPDVMLVIRVGSIGEGVLRQLDPEFDILAAAQAFLREHGFLQRAARMKLAEARSDIETSLWALLRLPTKLDRELDAREQERTAIPQEIVQNQRRQTRSIGYAILAAGTFVASGLALPVSQISATVGIVVALGFIILFIHSSRQQRR
- a CDS encoding YHS domain-containing protein codes for the protein MEASDSSEITTEFEGTTFYFCSSDCRDFFEEHPK